The Agromyces mariniharenae sequence CGAACCGGAGGGCGACGCCGCGCTCGAGCACGTGGTCGGCCAGGGGAGCGGCCATCTCGGGATCGAGACCGCCGATGAGGCGCGACGAGCGCTGCACGATCGTCGTCGCCAGGCCGCGACGGTGCAGGTTGTCGGCCACCTCGACGCCGATGTACCCGCCGCCGATGACGACGGCCCGGGCGCCGGCGGGCAGGCGATCGAGCGACGCCATGATGGCGTCGAGGTCGTCGAGCGTGCGGAGGGCGTGGATCGGGGCATCCGGCGCGACGTGGTCGGGGAGGCGCGGGGCGGCGCCCGGCGAGAGCACCAGCTCGTCGTACCCGAGCTCGTACTCCACCCCGTCGGCGGGCCGCACCGTCACGCGTCGCGCCGCGCGATCGATGGCGACGACCTCGCTGCGCACGCGCGCGTCGATGCGGAATCGGGCGGCGAGGCGCGCGGGGTCCTGCAGTTCGAGGGACGCCCGGTCGGCGATGACGCCGGACACGTGGTAGGGGAGTCCGCAGTTGGCGAACGACACCGCGCCGCTGCGCTCGAGCACGATGATCTCGCGGTCCTCGTCGAGCCGGCGCAGGCGCGTGGCCGCGGACATGCCGCCGGCGACCCCGCCCACGATGACGGTGACGGGTGCGGAGGCGACGGGGTGCGGGGTGGAGCGCTGGTGCATACCCCGAGGGTATCCCAATACCCCCTGGGTATCCAAAACGAGCGCGACCCCGGCGATGCTCCCGGGAATCCGCACGAACGCACGTATGGTGTCGGTGTGTGGCGGCTCGATCGGAACCATGACGAGGAGGACTTCCTCGGTCCCGAGGCGGATGCCGCAGCCGACGAAGCGACTCCGGAACCCATGCGACAGGACATCACCAGCCCCGACGGCGTGAGCCTCGGCGACCCCGAGCTCGTCGCCGGGAACGTCGCCGAACCCTCGTGGCGACGCTGGCACGGCGAGCTCGCCGAGGTCGGCGGACGCTCGCCGCTGGTGCGCTTCGTCGACACCCCGCGCACGCGCATCGAGCTCTCCACGACGCATCCGGGCGGCCTGCCGCAGTTCATCACGGGCAAGTCGACGCTGCTGTCGAGCCTGATCCGCGACGAGCTCGCCCTGCGCAACGCGAGGCTCGCGGCCGCCGAGATCACGCAGAAGGGCATCGAGCTGCGGTCGGTGCGCGGCATCGAATCGGTGCACCTCGCGATCGGGCTGGCCTCGTGGCGCAACGGCGGCGAGGAGTTCCTCGGACCCGTGCTGCTGCGCCCGCTCGCGATCCGCCGCTACGGCCGCGACTTCGAGCTGAAGCTGAAGGGCCAGCCGTTCCTCAACCCGGCGCTCGCGCGCGAGCTGCGCGAGCAGTTCCGGATCACGCTCGACGCGGACGCGTTCGTGGCGCTCGCCATCACGAACGGCGTGTTCAAGCCGCAGCCCGTGATCGACCGGCTGCGCGGCCTCACCTCGCACCTGCCCTGGTTCCACGTCGCGCCGCGGCTCGTCGTCTCGTCGTTCGCCGAGGTCGGGCCGGCCATGGCCGCGGATGTCGCTCGGCTCCACCACCCGATCATCGACGCGGTCGCGGGCAACAAAGCGGCGCGTGCCGCGATCGCGCAGCAGGGCGAGCGCGTGCGGCCCGTGCCGCAGGACGAGCGACCGCCGTCGACCGACACGCTGCTGCTCGACGCCGACTCCGAGCAGGAGCAGGTCGTCGCCGAGATCGAGGCCGGCACGTCGCTCGTCGTGAAGACGCTGCCGGGCACCGGAGGCACCCAGACCATCGTGAACGCCATCGGCGCGCTCGTCGCGAAGGACAAGCGCGTCCTCGTCGTGGGCGCGCGGCGCGCGAGCCTCGACGGCATCGTGCACCGGCTCGGCCAGGTCGGCCTCGGCGGCGCGGCGGTGACGACGGCGAGCCTTCGCCGAGACCTCATCCAGTCCATCTCGCGCAACGAGAAGGTCGAGCGGCCCCGGGTCGCCGATGTCGACGACGCGCTCGTGCGCCTGCGCAAGGTGCTGCTCGACTACCGTTCGGCGCTCACCCGGCGCGACCCCGAGCTGAAGGCGTCGGTGCTCGACGCCCTCGGCGAGCTCGCACGTCTCGCGGTGCTCGACCGTCCGCCGTCGACGACCGCGCGCCTCGACCACGCCGCGCTCGTCGGACTCGCCACGGGCCGGGAGCAGGTGGCGCGCGACCTCGCGCGCGCGGCCGAGCTCGGCGAGTTCCGCTACGGACCGGGGGACTCGCCCTGGTACGGCGCCTCGTTCACCTCGTCGGAGGAGGCGGCGCACGCGCACGAGCTCGCGAAGCGCCTCAGCACCACCGAGCTGCCGCGCCTCCTCGAGCGCGGCCGCGCGCTCATCGCGCAGACCCGGCTCCGCGCGTTCGAGTCGGTCGCGGAGCTCGGCGTGTTCCTGCGGCTGCTCCTCGACGTGCGCGACACGCTCGACCGGTTCCAGCCCTCGGTGTTCGACCGGCCGCTCGGCGAGCTCATCGCGGCGACGTCCGCGCGGCGCGACTCGCCGGGCATGTCGGGCGCGAACCGCCGCCGGCTGCGCCGCCTCGCGCAGGAGTACGTGCGCCCCGGGGTGCACGTGGGCGACCTCAACGGGGCGCTCCGCGGCATCCAGCAGCAGCGCACGCTCTGGCAGCGGTACTCGGAGGCCGGGGCCATCCCCGCGGTGCCCGTCGGGATCGACGACGTGCACGTGGCCTACCGCACCGTCGCGAGCGACCTCGCCGCACTCGACGCGCCGCTCGGCGTCGTGGGCACGCCGCGGCAGCTCGCCGCGCGCCCGGTGCGGGAGCTGGAGGCGAACCTCGCCGGACTCGCCGCCGAGTCGGAGGTGCTCACCAACCTGCAGGAGCGCACGGCCGTGCTCTCGCGGCTGCGCGACCTGGGCCTCGACCCGCTGCTCGTCGACCTCGCGAAGCGACACGTGCGGGAGCGGGCCGTCGCAGCCGAGCTCGAGCTCGCCTGGTGGCAGTCCGTGCTCGAGCTCGTGCTCGCAGGCGACAAGGCGCTGCTCGGCGCGAACACGACCGTGCTCGATCGGCTCGAGGGCGACTTCCGCCTCGTCGACGAGGCGCACGCGTCGGCTGCAGGCCCGCAGCTCGCGTGGCACCTGGCCGAGAACTGGAAGGTCGCGCTCGTCGACCATCCCGACGAGGCCCACCAGCTGAAGCGGATGCTGCGCGGCGACCGCGTGCGCTCCGCCGCGCTGCACGACGAGACGCCGCACCTGTTCCGCACGCTCGCGCCGGTCTGGCTCACGTCGCCCTATGAGGTGCCCGAGATCGACGACGACATCGCGTTCGACACCGTGGTGCTCGTCGACGCCGGGTCGACGACCATCGCCGAGAACCTCGGCGCCATCCGCCGCGCCCGGCAGGTCGTCGCGTTCGGCGATCCGGTGACGCAGACCCCTACGCTCTTCGAGACCGGCCTCGACGACGGCGACGGCGACGGCGGCGCGACCGAGCACGGCGTCGACGCGCTGCACGCCGATTCGGCGCTCGCACGGCTCGGCGAACTGCTGCCGACCCTCACGCTCACGCGAAGCTACCGCGCCGGCGGCGAGGACCTCGCCGAGCTCGTCAACCGCCGCTTCTACGCGGGCCGGATCGAGTCGCTGCCGTGGGCGGGCAGCTACCTCGGGCACGGCAGCCTCGGCCTGCACTACGTGCGCGGCAACGGGCTGCCCGACGCCGTGACCGGCACCGTCGAGAGCATCGACCCCGAGGTCGCGAAGGTCGTCGAGCTCGTCATGGAGCACGCCGTCAAGCGCCCGCGCGAGTCGCTCATGGTCATCACCGCGAGCGCGAAGCACGCGGCGCGCGTGCACCAGGCGGTGCTCGCCGCGTTCGCGAAGCGGACCGACCTCTCGGACTTCATCCTCAAGGACCGCGCGGAGCCGTTCACGGTGCTGACGCTCGAGCAGGCCGTGGCGCAGAGTCGTGACCGCGTGATCTTCTCGGTCGGCTACGGCCGCACGCCGCACGGGCGCCTGCTGTCGAACTTCGGCTCGCTCGGCGAGCCCGGCGGCGACCGGCTGCTGGCGGTCGGCATGACCCGCGCGCGCCGATCGATGGACCTCGTCTCGGCGTTCCGCCCCGAGGACATCGACGCCGAGCGGCAGTCGCACGGCGTGCTCGCGCTCGCCGAGATCCTGGGCCAGGCCGAGGAGCGCGCCGCCGGGAACGACGACGAGGACGCCGGCGAGTCGATGCTCGGCGACCTCGCCCGCAGGCTGTCGCGTCGCGGCATCCGGGTCAGCGTCGGCCATCGCGGCCGGCTCGCCCTCGCCGCCGCGCACGCCGGCAAGGCCGTCGTCGTCGAGACCGACGAGGCGTTCACGGGACTCAGCCTGCGCGAGTCGCTGCGCCTGCGCCCCGACGTGCTGCGCCGGCTCGGCTGGCACTACCTGCGGGTGCACAGCTTCGAGCTGTTCGGCAATCCCGAGGCGGTCGCGACGCGCGTCGCCACCCTGCTCGGCAAGCCCGAGGCACGACCCACGGATGCCGCGGCCGGCTGATGGCCGAGGAGGAGCGCCAGCGCGTCGAACGCGCCGGCGGACGCGCGCGACGCGCACGGCTGACGCCCGCGCCGGGCACCGATCCGACGCCCGAGGCGCCCGTGCCCGGCACCGGTGAGGACGGCGAGGAGCGGCCGGTGCAGGGGAAGCCCGATGGCAAGGCCGATCCCGACGACGATCGCATCACCCGGGAGCGACCGCCGCACTGGTGACGTGCGGCCGGGTCAGTCGCGCCGGCCGGCGCCCTCGCGCTCGCGCTCCGCGGCGAGCAGGTCGCGGATCTCCGACAGCAGCGTGAGCTCGGTCTCGGGCTCGGCCGGGTCGGGCTCGCCCGACCTGCGCTTCTCCTCGGCCCGGTCCTTGAGCGTGTTCATGGGCAGGACGAACACGAAGTAGACGACCGTCGCGACGATGACGAACGCGATGATGGCGCCGAGCACCGCGCCGAAGCGCACCTCGGCGACGCCGCCCGACAGCGTCGGGATCTCGATGACGAGTGCGGTGTCGAGGCTGTCGGCCTGGAAGATGACGCCGATCAACGGGTTGATCAGGTTGTCCACGATCGAGTTCACGACGGCCGTGAACGCGGCGCCGATGACGACCGCGACGGCCAGTTCGATCACGTTCCCGCGAAGGATGAATTCCTTGAAGCCCTTGAGCACGGTCCCTCCTGGACGTTCGGTCTCCGACGGCACGTCAGGCCACGCTAGCGGAGGATCCCGACGAGGTCGAACCCGAGGAGGAGCCGCCGCCCGACGAGGAGGAGCCCGACGTGCTCGAGGACGAGCTCGACGAGGAACCGCCCGACGCGGCATCCGAGCCGCCCGACCCACCGGAGCCGCCCGGGCCTCCCGTGCCGCCCTCGCCGCGCGAGTCGGTGCGGTAGAAGCCCGAGCCGTTGAACGTCACGCCGATGGTGTTGAAGAGCTTGCGGAGGCGGCCGCCGCAGACGTCGCAGACGGTGAGCGCGTCGTCGGTGAACGCCTGGTGGATGTCGAAGGCGTTGCCGCACTCGGTGCAGCGGTAGGAGTACGTGGGCATGTGGGTCTGACTCTTCCGGATCGTGGCGCGCCGCTCAGAACGCGATGATGCGCGTGGGCGTCACGACCCCGTTCACGGCCTGGTCGTGCACCTCTCGCGGCACCTCGTCGACGAACTCGCTGTCGAAGACGACGGCGTACACCGGAGGACATTTTTCCATCGATCCGAGGGTCTTGTCGAAAAAGCCCCGGCCCCAGCCCAGCCGCATGCCCGTGCGGTCGACCGCCGCGGCGGGCACGAGGATGAGGTCGACGTCGTTGATGGCCATCGGCCCGAGCAGCTCGCCGTCGGGCAGCGGCACGCCGTGCAGCCCGATCGACTCGGTCTCGTCCTCGCCGACGGTCCAGTCGAGCAGGCCGTCCTCACGGGTCACGGGGAACAGCACGCGGATGCCGCGGGCCTCCGCCCAGTTCACGAACGGCCGCGTATTCGGTTCGGTCGGCATCGACAGGTAGCACGACAACGACTCGGCCTCGGTGGTGCCGACGAGCTCCTCGAGGCGTGCGGTGAACCCCTCGGTCGCGAGCTCCCGCTCGTGCGCCGGCATGTTCTGCCTGCGCTCTCGGAGCTCGGCGCGCAGCACGCGCTTCTGGACGTCCGGATGCTCGGGCATGCCACACATCCTAGGGCGGCGCAACGTGACGCCCCGTCCCTGCGGCCCGTCGCGACATCCGGATACGCTGTCCGCATGACTCAACGGATCACGAAGGCCGTCATCCCTGCGGCGGGCCTCGGGACGAGGTTCCTCCCGGCGACCAAGGCGATGCCGAAGGAGATGCTCCCGGTCGTCGACAAGCCAGCGATCCAGTACGTCGTGGAGGAGGCCGTCGCCGCTGGGCTCGACGACGTCCTCATGATCATCGGGCGCAACAAGAACGCGCTCGCCAACCACTTCGACCGCGTTGCGGAGCTCGAGTACACGCTCGAGACGAAGGGCGACGACTCCAAGCTCTCGAAGGTGCAGGAGTCGAGCGACCTGGCCGACGTGCACTTCGTGCGCCAGGGCGACCCCAAGGGCCTCGGCCACGCGGTGCTGCGTGCCCGCAAGCACGTCGGCGACGAGTCGTTCGCCGTGCTGCTCGGCGACGACCTCATCGACGCCCGCGACCCGCTGCTCACGCGCATGCTCGCCGAGCACGGCAAGCGGGATGCCACGATCGTCGCGCTGCTCGAGGTCGACCCGGCCTCCATCCACCTGTACGGCGCCGCCGAGGTCGAGGCGACCGACGACCCCGACGTCGTGCGCGTCACGGGCCTCGTCGAGAAGCCCGCCGCCGACGTCGCGCCGTCGAACCTCGCGGTCATCGGCCGCTACGTGCTGAAGCCCGAGGTGTTCGACATCCTCGAGCGCACGCCCCCCGGCAAGGGCGGCGAGATCCAGCTCACCGACGCGCTCATGGAGATGGCAGGCGACCTCGACGGTGCGGGCGGCGTCTACGGCGTGGTGTTCCGCGGTCGCCGCTACGACACCGGCGACAAGCTCGACTACATCAAGGCGGTCATCCAGCTCGCCGCCGATCGCGACGACCTCGGCCCCGAGCTGAAGCCCTGGCTCGCCGAGTA is a genomic window containing:
- the mscL gene encoding large conductance mechanosensitive channel protein MscL codes for the protein MLKGFKEFILRGNVIELAVAVVIGAAFTAVVNSIVDNLINPLIGVIFQADSLDTALVIEIPTLSGGVAEVRFGAVLGAIIAFVIVATVVYFVFVLPMNTLKDRAEEKRRSGEPDPAEPETELTLLSEIRDLLAAEREREGAGRRD
- a CDS encoding AAA family ATPase, encoding MWRLDRNHDEEDFLGPEADAAADEATPEPMRQDITSPDGVSLGDPELVAGNVAEPSWRRWHGELAEVGGRSPLVRFVDTPRTRIELSTTHPGGLPQFITGKSTLLSSLIRDELALRNARLAAAEITQKGIELRSVRGIESVHLAIGLASWRNGGEEFLGPVLLRPLAIRRYGRDFELKLKGQPFLNPALARELREQFRITLDADAFVALAITNGVFKPQPVIDRLRGLTSHLPWFHVAPRLVVSSFAEVGPAMAADVARLHHPIIDAVAGNKAARAAIAQQGERVRPVPQDERPPSTDTLLLDADSEQEQVVAEIEAGTSLVVKTLPGTGGTQTIVNAIGALVAKDKRVLVVGARRASLDGIVHRLGQVGLGGAAVTTASLRRDLIQSISRNEKVERPRVADVDDALVRLRKVLLDYRSALTRRDPELKASVLDALGELARLAVLDRPPSTTARLDHAALVGLATGREQVARDLARAAELGEFRYGPGDSPWYGASFTSSEEAAHAHELAKRLSTTELPRLLERGRALIAQTRLRAFESVAELGVFLRLLLDVRDTLDRFQPSVFDRPLGELIAATSARRDSPGMSGANRRRLRRLAQEYVRPGVHVGDLNGALRGIQQQRTLWQRYSEAGAIPAVPVGIDDVHVAYRTVASDLAALDAPLGVVGTPRQLAARPVRELEANLAGLAAESEVLTNLQERTAVLSRLRDLGLDPLLVDLAKRHVRERAVAAELELAWWQSVLELVLAGDKALLGANTTVLDRLEGDFRLVDEAHASAAGPQLAWHLAENWKVALVDHPDEAHQLKRMLRGDRVRSAALHDETPHLFRTLAPVWLTSPYEVPEIDDDIAFDTVVLVDAGSTTIAENLGAIRRARQVVAFGDPVTQTPTLFETGLDDGDGDGGATEHGVDALHADSALARLGELLPTLTLTRSYRAGGEDLAELVNRRFYAGRIESLPWAGSYLGHGSLGLHYVRGNGLPDAVTGTVESIDPEVAKVVELVMEHAVKRPRESLMVITASAKHAARVHQAVLAAFAKRTDLSDFILKDRAEPFTVLTLEQAVAQSRDRVIFSVGYGRTPHGRLLSNFGSLGEPGGDRLLAVGMTRARRSMDLVSAFRPEDIDAERQSHGVLALAEILGQAEERAAGNDDEDAGESMLGDLARRLSRRGIRVSVGHRGRLALAAAHAGKAVVVETDEAFTGLSLRESLRLRPDVLRRLGWHYLRVHSFELFGNPEAVATRVATLLGKPEARPTDAAAG
- the galU gene encoding UTP--glucose-1-phosphate uridylyltransferase GalU, with the translated sequence MTQRITKAVIPAAGLGTRFLPATKAMPKEMLPVVDKPAIQYVVEEAVAAGLDDVLMIIGRNKNALANHFDRVAELEYTLETKGDDSKLSKVQESSDLADVHFVRQGDPKGLGHAVLRARKHVGDESFAVLLGDDLIDARDPLLTRMLAEHGKRDATIVALLEVDPASIHLYGAAEVEATDDPDVVRVTGLVEKPAADVAPSNLAVIGRYVLKPEVFDILERTPPGKGGEIQLTDALMEMAGDLDGAGGVYGVVFRGRRYDTGDKLDYIKAVIQLAADRDDLGPELKPWLAEYVAGFERS
- a CDS encoding FmdB family zinc ribbon protein, whose translation is MPTYSYRCTECGNAFDIHQAFTDDALTVCDVCGGRLRKLFNTIGVTFNGSGFYRTDSRGEGGTGGPGGSGGSGGSDAASGGSSSSSSSSTSGSSSSGGGSSSGSTSSGSSASVA
- a CDS encoding 5-formyltetrahydrofolate cyclo-ligase, producing the protein MPEHPDVQKRVLRAELRERRQNMPAHERELATEGFTARLEELVGTTEAESLSCYLSMPTEPNTRPFVNWAEARGIRVLFPVTREDGLLDWTVGEDETESIGLHGVPLPDGELLGPMAINDVDLILVPAAAVDRTGMRLGWGRGFFDKTLGSMEKCPPVYAVVFDSEFVDEVPREVHDQAVNGVVTPTRIIAF